In Pan troglodytes isolate AG18354 chromosome 20, NHGRI_mPanTro3-v2.0_pri, whole genome shotgun sequence, the genomic window ctatagttccaggccactgaggtgggaagatcacttgatcctgggaatttgaggcttcagtgagtcacaagcatgcccctgcactccagcctgggcaacagagcaagaccctatctcaaaaaaaaaaaggaaaagacaaagaaaaaaggccaggcatggtggctcacacctgtaatcccagtactttgggaggccgaagcaggcggatcacttgaggtcaggagtgttctagactagcctggccaatatggcaaaacctcgtctctactaaaaatacaaaaattagctggatgtggtggcgcatccctgtagtcccagctactcagaaggccgaggcaggagaatcgcttgaacccgggaggcagaggttgcagtgaatggagatcgcgccactgcactccagcctgggtgacagagcgagattccatatcaaaaaaaaaaaaaatgctaattctAGGAAAGAAATGGAGAATGGGTATCTGAGACTGCCACAGCCTCATTTTCAAACTACCCCTCTGCCTGCGGGCAGAGTGATCTCCCACTGCTCCAGGTTGATGATGTACAGTCTAGCAGTCCCAGTGGGGAGACAGCACTTCTTTCTTCACAGTTTCAACAGAAGTCCCGGGTCTGATTCTCATTGTCCCAGTGGAGGTCATTTGCCCATCCCTAAACAATTACAGGGGTCAGGGGATGGGATATTCTGATTTGTCTCTAAGTAGCCAGACCTGAGCATGTAACAGAGCTGGAGCCAGAGCCAGAGGGCAGGGATATTACCCAGGAAATCCCCTAGAATAAGAGTGGGCCAGTTCCCCAAAGACAAACTGAGAGACTGTAACCAGAAAACCATTGACAGGCCCTGGGCAGGAGGCAATAGTATTCCCTTTGAGGTTTTGCAGCTCCTTGAGTCCACTGGAAAGTAAAGAAAGTCCCCCTAGGCTGATTGACATAGTTGTCTTGGAGATTAAGGGTCACTTGACAGGAAAAAGATAGATGTTTAAATTCCAGAGTAcaagccagcatggtggctcatccctattatcccagctacttgggaggacgaggccggagttcaagaccaatctgggccacatagcaagaccctgtctctaaaaacaaaacaaaaaataaatatttaaaattccagagtgaagcctgggcaacatagcgagactctgtctctacaaaaaacaataaaagaagaattagccgggtgtggtgggatgTTCACGTAATCCTAACCACTGGACatgttgaggtgagaggattgcttgatcccaggagatcaaggctgtagtttcaccaatatggtgaaaccccgtctctactaaaaatacaaaaattagcccagtgtgctggcacatacctgtaattccagctactggggaggctgaggtagggagaatcacttgaacctagaggcagaagtttcaccatgtcgatcaggctggtgtcgaactcccgacctcaggtggtccgcccgcctcggcctccaaaagtgctggaattacaggtgtgagccaccgcgctcgttCTAGGACATGTATTTTTGATAGATACATACACCTGCCAGGCAGGATTCACAGTGGTTTGTGATTCTCCCCTGACTCCGAGACTCCATGCCTAATCCCCGCCCCTGACCAGCTTCTCCTCTCTGAAGGGGAATGGACCCCCAGCTGGTTGCCGGCCCAAGTGTGCAGAGCCGCGGTTGCGCGCTGGGTGGAGGGGTCCGGGGTTGTAACCGAGCAGTCCCCCAAGCTCCGGTGCTGGTGGGGCCTGAGGATGCTGTGTCCTTGCGGGCCTCCCTAGCGCTACGAGGACGCCTCCAGGCGGCCCGCGGGGACAACAACGGCATTGCGGCCTACCACCTAAAGCTCCTGGGAGGACAACGGGGTTCCAGTCTAGTCGACTGTTCAGGGTGTCCCGGACTCCGGGCTTTAACAGTCGGTAAGGACCCAAACACCGCTGCCCAGTGCCCCGACTCCCACCCGCAGAGGGCGCGGCCAACCCAGCTCCTAGAGCCACACGCTGCCTCTGGGGGCTTGGCGCCCACACTCTCTCTGCTTGTCTTCCCCTGGCCCGAGAAGCCTGTCCAACCGGCCGAGAGCCATTTCCCTACGGGGTCTCGTCCCTCTGCACGTGCCCAGGGCTGGGACCCCAGACACAGACCTGCCCCGGACGAGGGAACGCACGGAGCTTCCCAAGATGGTTTGAATCAGTAACTGACGGCAAAAGCACGCTTGTGCCCGGCGTCTCTCCCAGTGCCCCGTGCCCTTGGGACCCAAAGTCCGAACccgtagccgggcgcggtggctcacgcctggaatcccaacactttgggaggctgagaatcgtttgagcccaggagttcgagccattctgggcaacatagggagacccatctctgcaaataataataataaataaataaatagcggGCGCGGTTGCGCGcgtctgtggttccagctactaggggagttgagatgggaggatcgcttgggcccaggagttcgaggctgcagtgagccaagatcgcgccactgcactccagcctgggcgacagcgagaccccgtcacacacacacaaaaaaaccctagCTTCCTCTTCTCCCAGAATGCAGGAGTTAGGTGAGGACCCTCTGTTCCCTCCAACCCAAGACCTAGGAGTCCGAACACATAACGCCCTCCTGGCAGGTGCCAGGATCCCCAGAACTGCTGTCCCCTCAAGAACACACGTTCCCTGCGGGGGAGGCAGCGACCAGCGACTCCGCCCACTTCTCCCAGCCGGCTGTTACGTAACTGCAACGACAGCCAGTCAGACGCGGCAGCGCCGGATGGCGGGAGGCGGGAGTTGGAGGCCAAGGGAAGCGCTGGGCGGAAGTGGCTGTGGCTTTGCCCTTTGGCCTTTGCTGGCTGTGTGGCGGCTCCGCGGTTCGCTGGGCGTTCGCTGAGCGTCTCTGCTTAGCCGTGGTCATGAGCCGGCACAGCCGGCTGCAGAGGCAGGTTCTGAGCCTGTACCGCGATCTGCTGCGCGCCGGGCGTGGGAAGCCGGGCGCCGAGGCGCGAGTGCGGGCAGAGTTCCGGCAGCACGCGGGCCTGCCGCGCTCCGACGTGCTGCGCATCGAGTACCTGTACCGCCGCGGGCGGCGCCAGCTGCAGCTGCTACGCTCGGGCCACGCCACCGCCATGGGCGCCTTCGTACGCCCGCGGGCCCCGACCGAGGAGCCTGGCGGCGTGGGTTCCCAGCCTGACGACGGCGACAGTCCAAGGAACCCCCACGACAGCACGGGGGCACCGGAGACCCGGCCCGACGGACAGTGACAGGCGAAGCCCGAACTCGCTCGATGGC contains:
- the SDHAF1 gene encoding succinate dehydrogenase assembly factor 1, mitochondrial — its product is MSRHSRLQRQVLSLYRDLLRAGRGKPGAEARVRAEFRQHAGLPRSDVLRIEYLYRRGRRQLQLLRSGHATAMGAFVRPRAPTEEPGGVGSQPDDGDSPRNPHDSTGAPETRPDGQ